One window from the genome of Microbulbifer pacificus encodes:
- a CDS encoding PQQ-dependent sugar dehydrogenase translates to MGPFKHRTSSRHTFAALAGTLALVFAAGASAKKGDIHLDKLKLPDGFKIEVYAKNIPNARHMVRGDKGTLFVGSMGEGKVYAVLDSDGDQKADEVKVIAEGLTRPTGVAFRDGDLYVSAVTSILRFDDIESSLDNPPAPVTITSQFPDKHHGWKYIAFGPDGWLYVPIGAPCNICDEEDYANIQRLKIEGDKVVATETWAEGVRNTVGFTWHPVTKELWFTDNGRDMLGDDIPPCELNTAPVAGKHFGYPYCHGGDILDPEFGGGKQCSTYVPPAQKLGPHVAPLGVKFYTGSQFPEAYKNQIFIAEHGSWNRSKKIGYRVTQVSLDKNGRATGYKPFIEGWLQDEDVWGRPVDVLVMPDGALLVSDDYAGAIYRVSYEG, encoded by the coding sequence ACCTTCGCCGCGCTCGCCGGCACACTGGCACTGGTCTTTGCCGCCGGCGCCAGTGCCAAAAAGGGCGATATTCATCTCGACAAACTGAAGCTGCCGGACGGTTTCAAGATTGAGGTTTACGCCAAAAACATTCCCAACGCCCGCCATATGGTGCGCGGTGACAAGGGCACTCTGTTCGTGGGCTCCATGGGCGAGGGCAAGGTGTACGCGGTGCTGGACAGCGATGGCGACCAGAAGGCAGACGAGGTAAAAGTCATCGCCGAGGGACTCACCCGCCCCACCGGCGTCGCCTTCAGGGACGGCGACCTGTATGTCAGTGCCGTCACCAGCATCCTGCGTTTTGACGATATTGAGTCGAGCCTCGATAACCCCCCGGCACCAGTTACCATCACCAGTCAGTTTCCGGACAAACACCACGGTTGGAAATACATCGCCTTCGGCCCCGATGGCTGGCTCTATGTGCCCATCGGCGCGCCGTGCAATATCTGCGATGAAGAAGATTACGCCAATATCCAGCGTCTCAAGATTGAGGGTGACAAGGTGGTGGCGACCGAGACCTGGGCGGAGGGAGTGCGCAATACCGTCGGCTTCACCTGGCACCCGGTCACCAAGGAGCTCTGGTTTACCGACAACGGCCGCGACATGCTGGGAGACGATATACCGCCCTGCGAGCTGAACACCGCGCCGGTGGCGGGCAAGCACTTCGGCTATCCCTACTGCCACGGTGGCGACATCCTCGATCCGGAATTTGGAGGCGGCAAGCAGTGCAGCACCTATGTGCCGCCGGCACAGAAGCTCGGCCCGCATGTGGCGCCGCTGGGTGTAAAGTTCTACACCGGCAGCCAGTTCCCGGAAGCGTACAAAAATCAGATTTTCATCGCCGAGCACGGCTCCTGGAACCGCAGCAAGAAGATCGGCTACCGGGTGACGCAGGTGAGCCTGGACAAGAACGGCAGGGCCACCGGCTACAAACCGTTTATCGAGGGCTGGTTACAGGATGAGGATGTGTGGGGCCGCCCGGTGGATGTGCTGGTGATGCCGGACGGCGCGCTGCTGGTCTCTGACGACTACGCCGGTGCTATCTATCGGGTCAGTTACGAGGGTTGA
- the rrtA gene encoding rhombosortase has product MPAPFLHIGRVLLRQQGLGGPLLLFAAVLGCWLMAPVLTPLLEYDHRAIAGGEFWRLVSGHLPHTNLQHLLLNGAGLLLLWILHGPHYRVGRFVVTTAAVALGTGLGLLLFSPQTDVYVGLSGVLHGLIIWGGCLDIRARWRTGYLLVAGTWIKVGWEQLYGASDATAQMINAAVAVDGHLWGSVAGTVLGLVALLYTTGPAKKSGDATVQPS; this is encoded by the coding sequence ATGCCAGCACCTTTTTTGCATATAGGCCGCGTGTTGCTCAGACAGCAGGGCCTCGGTGGACCGCTACTGCTGTTTGCCGCCGTGCTGGGCTGCTGGCTGATGGCGCCGGTGCTGACACCGCTGCTCGAGTACGATCACCGCGCGATTGCGGGCGGAGAATTCTGGCGGCTGGTCAGCGGACACCTGCCCCACACCAATCTGCAACACCTGCTGTTGAACGGCGCTGGTCTCCTGTTACTGTGGATTCTTCACGGCCCACATTATCGCGTTGGACGTTTTGTGGTCACCACCGCCGCGGTGGCGCTGGGCACCGGTCTCGGTCTGTTGCTGTTTTCACCGCAAACCGACGTTTATGTCGGCCTCTCCGGGGTACTGCACGGGCTGATCATCTGGGGGGGCTGCCTGGATATCCGCGCGCGCTGGCGCACCGGTTACCTGCTGGTGGCGGGAACCTGGATCAAGGTGGGGTGGGAACAGCTTTACGGCGCCAGCGATGCCACCGCGCAGATGATCAATGCAGCGGTGGCGGTGGATGGCCACCTGTGGGGGTCGGTGGCGGGAACGGTGCTCGGCCTGGTGGCGCTGCTGTACACGACAGGCCCGGCCAAAAAGTCCGGCGACGCGACGGTTCAACCCTCGTAA
- a CDS encoding L-threonylcarbamoyladenylate synthase has translation MSKNNPPTSNVRMVHGAGLTMATAVRVLAAGGVIAHPTESVWGLACDPANPEAVARLLRLKNRPLEKGLILVTGDVKHFSDLLHNLSGDQRARIDATWPGPVTWLVPHFDQVPPWVTGIHHSVALRHTAHPFTAALSRAFGGPIVSTSANPTGSQPARHKFQVLRYFGDELDFVGGGNTGGRASPSEIRDAASGRIVRAG, from the coding sequence TTGTCAAAAAACAACCCCCCAACAAGTAACGTTCGAATGGTGCACGGCGCCGGCCTCACTATGGCTACCGCTGTGCGCGTGCTGGCCGCCGGTGGGGTGATCGCGCATCCAACCGAATCCGTATGGGGTCTCGCGTGTGACCCCGCCAATCCAGAAGCCGTCGCCCGTCTGCTCAGGCTCAAGAATCGTCCGCTGGAAAAAGGGCTGATTCTGGTAACCGGCGATGTAAAGCATTTCTCTGATCTGCTGCACAACCTGTCCGGCGATCAGCGTGCGCGTATTGACGCCACCTGGCCGGGGCCAGTCACCTGGCTGGTGCCACATTTCGATCAGGTGCCGCCCTGGGTGACGGGTATCCACCACAGTGTGGCCCTGCGTCACACCGCACACCCGTTTACCGCGGCGTTGTCGCGGGCGTTTGGTGGCCCCATCGTGTCCACGTCCGCCAACCCCACCGGCAGTCAGCCGGCGCGGCACAAGTTTCAGGTGCTGCGTTATTTCGGGGATGAGCTGGATTTTGTCGGCGGCGGCAATACCGGCGGACGCGCATCGCCCAGTGAGATCCGCGATGCCGCCAGTGGACGGATTGTGCGCGCTGGCTGA
- the hemF gene encoding oxygen-dependent coproporphyrinogen oxidase encodes MTEVNIQAVKDYLLNLQDRICTALADVDGNAFHEDAWEREGGGGGRTRVLENGRVIEKGGVNFSHVHGDKLPPSATAARPELAGRSFEAMGVSLVIHPRNPYAPTSHANVRLFVAQKEGAEPVWWFGGGYDLTPYYGFEEDVVHWHQTAKNACTPFGEDIYPRFKKWCDEYFYLKHRDEARGVGGLFFDDFHEGGFDNAFALMRAVGDSYLDAYLPILNRRKDLEHGERERDFQLYRRGRYVEFNLVFDRGTLFGLQSGGRTESILMSLPPEVRWRYDWHPEAGSPEEKLYTDFLPHRDWV; translated from the coding sequence ATGACCGAAGTGAATATCCAAGCTGTAAAAGACTATCTGCTGAATCTTCAGGACCGCATCTGTACGGCACTGGCAGACGTGGATGGCAACGCATTCCACGAAGACGCCTGGGAGCGCGAGGGTGGTGGCGGTGGCCGCACCCGGGTGCTGGAAAATGGCCGTGTCATTGAAAAAGGCGGCGTGAATTTCTCCCATGTTCACGGCGACAAACTGCCTCCTTCGGCCACGGCTGCGCGCCCGGAATTGGCCGGCCGCTCATTTGAGGCGATGGGCGTGAGCCTGGTGATCCATCCGCGCAATCCTTACGCGCCCACCAGTCATGCGAACGTGCGCCTGTTTGTGGCGCAGAAGGAGGGCGCTGAGCCGGTCTGGTGGTTCGGCGGCGGTTACGACCTGACGCCCTATTACGGTTTTGAGGAAGATGTGGTGCATTGGCACCAGACGGCGAAAAATGCCTGCACGCCGTTTGGCGAGGATATTTATCCGCGCTTCAAGAAATGGTGTGATGAGTATTTCTATCTGAAACATCGCGACGAGGCACGCGGTGTGGGCGGACTGTTTTTTGACGATTTCCACGAGGGTGGATTCGACAATGCGTTTGCTCTGATGCGGGCGGTGGGTGACAGTTATCTGGATGCGTATCTGCCGATTCTGAACCGGCGCAAGGATTTGGAGCACGGTGAGCGCGAGCGGGATTTCCAGCTGTATCGCCGCGGGCGTTATGTGGAGTTCAATCTGGTGTTCGACCGCGGCACGCTGTTCGGATTGCAGAGCGGCGGGCGCACGGAGTCCATTCTGATGTCGCTGCCGCCGGAGGTACGGTGGCGGTACGACTGGCATCCAGAAGCGGGTAGCCCGGAAGAAAAGCTTTATACAGACTTCCTGCCACATCGGGATTGGGTATAA
- the aroE gene encoding shikimate dehydrogenase, with protein sequence MIDRYAVIGNPIKQSMSPVIHTAFAKETRQDLEYGKLFAEVDGFKAVVDEFFSAGAKGLNVTAPFKLDAFEYADELTARARTAGAVNTLARQPDGTLLGDNTDGPGLVSDIRDHLGWTIAGKRVLVLGAGGATRGTLLPLLNQKPALLHIANRTGSKAQQLAEDFATYGNLTAGGLDDIPAGFELIINASAAGLSGERPQIAETVIGADCCAYDMVYGAEPTVFMRWAAPLGAKTADGLGMLVGQAAEAFALWRGVRPSVAPVLAMLRDELRRKQNEKGR encoded by the coding sequence GTGATTGACAGATATGCCGTGATAGGCAACCCCATCAAGCAATCCATGTCACCGGTGATACACACTGCCTTTGCCAAAGAGACCCGTCAGGATCTGGAATACGGCAAACTCTTTGCGGAGGTAGATGGTTTCAAGGCGGTGGTGGATGAATTTTTTTCCGCAGGTGCCAAAGGACTGAATGTCACGGCGCCGTTCAAACTGGATGCGTTTGAATACGCCGATGAGCTCACCGCGCGCGCGCGTACCGCGGGTGCGGTGAACACTCTGGCGCGGCAGCCCGATGGGACGCTCCTGGGTGACAATACCGATGGGCCGGGGCTGGTATCGGATATTCGCGATCACCTGGGTTGGACCATTGCGGGCAAGAGGGTGCTGGTGCTGGGTGCCGGCGGTGCTACCCGAGGCACCCTGTTGCCGCTGCTGAACCAGAAACCGGCACTGTTACATATCGCTAACCGCACCGGGTCCAAGGCGCAACAGCTGGCGGAAGACTTTGCGACCTACGGCAATCTGACCGCTGGTGGATTGGACGATATTCCCGCGGGCTTCGAGCTGATCATCAACGCCAGCGCTGCGGGTCTGTCTGGCGAGCGTCCGCAGATTGCTGAGACCGTGATTGGAGCCGATTGTTGTGCTTACGACATGGTGTACGGCGCCGAACCCACGGTCTTTATGCGCTGGGCGGCGCCACTGGGAGCGAAAACCGCCGATGGCCTGGGTATGCTGGTGGGGCAGGCGGCCGAGGCGTTTGCCCTGTGGCGCGGCGTGCGGCCTTCGGTGGCACCGGTGTTGGCGATGTTGCGGGACGAGCTGCGCCGCAAACAAAATGAAAAAGGCCGCTGA